TACCGAAAGATAAATGCCAAACGATTTGCCAACGCCACAGCAAAGGTTTATTGGCTCAAACTCAAGAGTCGCAGCCCTTATTACGCTTAAATGGCATTCAAACTCAATCAGCGGCACAAATAAACCTGATTAACCAAATTCCCCAGATGATCACCATGGGAGTGGACTATTGGCGGATTTCACCCAACAAATTAACCGATATTGACTTGGGTTCTGAGCTTGCCAGCGCACTACAACAGGTAACAAACGACCCATTTAATACTGAAGAACTATTCAATCAACAATTTAATCACAAGCAGCATACTGCAATCATTCATCATCATTGCAATGGTTACTGGTTCGGATTGCCGGGCATGGACTATCGCCAAGAGAACCAAGAAACTGTGTTTCCGTCATAAAAACTCAGCCGATTGCCATTAATGCAACCACTCATAATAATGATAATATTCATGTTCATTAATGGCATACAAGCGACTTAAAAACTCACACACTCAAAGATGAAACACTCCAGAAACAAATCATTAACCAAATGATTATATTAGTTATTTATCATGTATAACATTATTCCCGCAAAGTAAATATCTACTCATATTTAACTAATATCTATTCGATTAAGTTATCATTTTACATACAGCAAAGAAGGGGGTAACCTTGCCTACCCAAAAAACACAACTGAATGGACATTCAATCTCTGTCCATAAGAAACAGTTGGATAGCCAAGCTGGCCAACTTACAGCAAATACGTAAGGTGTATTTAACGTGACACACAAAAAACATAACATTAAAACAATTCTTACCTTTATCATTCCGTCACTGATTGGTTTGTTACTGTTTATGACGCCTATCACTGTCAATGGTTCGATTACCATCCCAATTGCAATCATTTCAAAAGCATTGCAAAACCAAATGGGCAGTTCGATTCAGCTTATTGTGACCTGCATCGTTGTATTTATGGCAATAGCCTCATTGCTCACCCAGCTTATGAATCCTAAATTTGTGCGTAAAAATATTTTTTTACGCACCTTATTAAAAGTAAATTTATTTTGGTTAGCCGTGCGGATATTAGGCGCGGTCTTTATTGTCATGGTTTATTTGCAGATGGGACCTGATGCGATTACTTCATCGGCAACGGGTGGTTTAGTCTTAAATGATTTAGTGCCAGTACTATTTTCAGTCTTTATCTTTGCAGGCATGTTATTGCCGCTATTACTCAATTTTGGTTTATTGGAGTTTTTTGGCACGTTATTAACCAAAGTGATGCGTCCAATATTCAATTTACCCGGACGCAGTGCGATTGACTGTATGGCATCCTGGTTAGGTGATGGCAGTGTGGGTATTTTAATGACCACCAAACAATACGAAACCCGTTTTTACACGGCACGAGAAGCAGCCGTTATTGGTACCACTTTTTCAGCGGTATCGATAACTTTCAGTCTAGTGGTTATATCGCAAGTAAAACTTGAGCACTTGTTTGTACCATTCTATCTCACTGTGTGTTTGGCAGGATTTGTCGCCGCTATCATAGTGCCGAAATTACCGCCGTTATCATGGAAAAAAGATCTGTATATCGACGACACCCCACGCCATGAAGATGATGAAACAATTCCTGCCAGTCACGGTGTCTTTTCATGGGGATTTGAACAAGCAATGCAGCGAGCATCCTCTGCTGGTGGCATTAAACATGTCCTAACAGAAGGGATTAAAAACGTTGTTGATATGATTTTTGGGGTAATTCCAGTCGTTATGGCTATTGGTACCGTAGCGTTAGTGCTCGCTGAACATACACCAATTTTTAACTACTTAGGTATGCCATTTATTCCACTGTTAGAGCTACTACATATTCCTGAAGCCACTGAAGCCTCAAAAACAATTGTGGTAGGATTTGCCGATATGTTTATTCCATCTATATTGGCCAGCTCTATTGAGTCTGACTTAACCCGTTTTGTCATTGCGGCATTATCTGTCACTCAGCTTATTTATATGAGTGAAGTGGGTGCTCTTTTGATTGGTAGTAAAATTCCGGTGAACTTTTTTGAGTTGTTCGTTATCTTTATCCTACGGACATTAGTAACGCTTCCTATTATTGCATTAATGGGCCATTTACTGATTTAGTAGGCGCAACTAAACATAACATCTTAATATCAACTCAGGAGCGCATTGCGCTCCTTTTTTATACAAAATATTCTCTGCGTAACCGAGATAAATCGAGTATGCTTAACAAATAAGCATTGGCTATGTACCATAGCCATATTGATGACTAAGGGTGAACCATGGACAACAGACGTAAATTTTCTCGTATTTTATTTGCAGCCAGTGCGCATCTTGCGCAAACAGAACAAACTTGGCGCACTAAAATTTTAGATTTAAGTCTCAATGGCGCTCTAGTAGAACTGCCAGCAGGTTATACTGGTCAGCTACATACCATTTTAACCTTAGCGTTTGTGTTAGCCGATTCTGATATTGAACTGCACATGGAGGCGGAAATTGTTCATAAGACCCCAGAACATCTTGGGCTTAAAATGCACTCATATTGATGTTGACAGCATTACTCATCTGCGCCGTATTATCGAACTCAATATGGGCGATGCAGAATTATTAGATCGTGAGCTTACCTCGTTAATCACACCAGTTCCTTAAGCTTGCAGATAAACCATGAGATGTAAAAAAGGTAAGCCAATGACTTACCTTTTTTATACCAATAGCCCGCTGTATTACTCGAAAATTAATTAATCAGCTCAAGTAACTCGTGGATAGTTTTAACTGGGATGATTTTTGCGCCGAGCCCTTCCATGGTTTTATGATAATTACGAAATGGAATAAAAATCTCCGTAAAACCATGCTGCGCAGCTTCTCTCACTCTGGGCACTCCGCTATCAATTGGGCGCACATCACCATTCAAGCTCAACTCACCCATAATACAAGTGGTTCTTGGCACCACAAAGTCATTTAAACTGCTCAATAATGCTGTCACAAGCGCTAAATCGATACAGGTTTCTGACTCATCAATTTTTAACCCACCAACGATATTAAAAAATGTGTCGTGGAATATTTTGGTTTTAGTATGTTTACGCAAAATACCGGTTAACATTTTAATCCGATTCATGTTTAACCCCACACATACACGCTGGGGAAATTCTGATTCAGTTTCAGTTGTTAAACATTGGATTTCTAATAGTAAATTACGGTTACCTTTACGAATACAGGTAATAGTCGAGCCAGGTGACTCTGTAGTAGAACCCGATAAGAATATCTCACTGGGATTATCTACGCTCACCATACCGCGTTCGCTCATACGGAATATGCCCACGGTATCAACATCACCAAAACGGTTTTTATTGGCGCGCAAAGTGCGAATTTGACCATCATTAGTGTCGATATGTAACAGTGAATCCACGATATGCACTAAGGTTTGCGGTCCAGCAATTTCGTTATTTTTATTCACATGAGCAATAATGAACATGGTGACATTATTTTTTTTACAATATTGCGTAAATGCCTGCGCCGCCGTTTTAACTTGTGAAGGCGATCCAGGGCTGCCATTGGCGGCATCAGTGACGACCGCTTGAATAGAGTCAATCACCGCAAACTTGATTTGCTTGGCTTCTAATTCCTCAATAATAGCTTCTACACTGGTTTCAGACAGCAAAAACAAGTTATCTTCGTTGTAATGAAGCTTTAAACGATTAACTCGGTTTTTAAACTGCGATAATGACTCTTCTGCAGTACAGTATAATGATGCCATCGACTGTGACATTCGGGCCACTAGATCAGATAACAAGGTCGTTTTACCTGCGCCAGGATCACCGGAAATAATATTCACCGAGCCCGTGGTTAAACCACCGCTAAGCACTCGGTCTAATTCACCGATCTCAGTAAGTCTTTTTTTCAGCATCCTGTGACTCAACTTCACTGAGTTTTTTTGAACCACCACCAGCAGCACCGGCGTATCCCAATACCGAAGTACGAGAAGTAGTGTTTTTTTGTGGCAGATAATTTCATTTCCACTAAAGAGTTCCACGCACCACAACGACACTGTCCCTGCCAACGAGGATAATCTAGGCCGCAATCGTCACAAACAAATGCCATTTTTGGAGCTTTTGCCATGTTAATTCCCATGTTGCAAATCAATTAATACAATAAGATTGATACTATTAGGTCTGAGGACCAATCGATAATCACTGTGAACATATCATTCTCTATTAGTCATACCAGCTGCTCATCAATACAACTATAACGGCTTAAACCACTCATAAGACAATAATAACAATCAGCTTTACAGAGTTCTTTACGATTAACACCTTGCCCACACGCCATGTACACAAACGCTAAGCCATTATGAATAAGCTTCAAGAACACCAAGATACCGTTAAGACACTATGTTCATCTGAACGGTAAAATAATTAGCCCTAAAATCATTTCAGCATAACTCTCGAACAAGGTTCAAATCTATATTACTATAAAGATCAGCACTTTCTTGCCGATAAAATTATTAGCCAGACTCACAATAAACAATTAAAACGACAAAATAATGAGTTTAGATAACCACAGTGCATTAATCGAACAACTAAAACCTCTGTTCATGGAACCTGATTTTCAGGACGTTTTTGAGCAGTTAACTGCTGACGAATCAAATTCCACCCGTTTTCTTCTGAAAATGGAGCTCAACCGTATCTCATCATTGTGTAACAGAATTATAGATTTACGAGATAAAACAGAACTCCCTTGCAAAGAAGTCGTTATCGCTAATCAAAAGCACTTCCTTGACCAACCCGCTAAGGAGGCTTTAGAGCAAGCACTGCCTTTATACCGCAATCAATATACTCTAGGGGTATACGAACAGGTTATTAAAGCCCATAAGCTGCGACGCATAAAATTAAGAGAAAATATTCCTGCTGAGGCTATTGGCGAAGACAATCCATTTTTAATCCCTGGGGTCGTACTCGGAAGTTACTTTAATCGCTGCGAAGAACGAATGAATTATAGCATTCGAATTCTGGTTTCTCAGCAAGGAATACCCGAAGTTAATGGTATGACACTAGATTTATCTGTGGGCGGTGCGCGGATTAAGTTGCCATTAAAACACCAACTGGATCAAGACAAACCAGTTAAAATTAAACTGCTTGAAGTCAGTGATGAGTTTTATGTAGAAGAGCTACAGCATGGCATTGAATATCAAATAGTTGATGTTCAAAATAAAGACAATACAGCGATTTTTAGACTGAAAAGACTTGGTGGTGGAGAAGCATTAGATAACTTGCTATCACAGCTGATCCGCAGCTATAAATTCCGCTATAAAGTGGATGTCAACGATGTCATTGTTACAGCTACGGGTTTAGGTTATGAGCGTCATTACTTACCACTACTAACCCATTTACCATTATATATCTCCATTGTTGACGGAAAACCACTGATAGCCTATGAATTGCTCGGCAGAGGTAATCAACCGATCCAACATTATTTTCTAGATGAAAATCAAATTAGCCAGCTACCGAGTTTCATTAATACTCGCCGCTTGACCCAATTGATTAAACATCCAGACAATAATGAACATTGTTACTTATTCAGTTTTACTCATAGCGCCCATGGGAAAGTGCATTTTTACTCTGCTACATTAGCAGAGCTCAGAGCAACTAAAAATCTTCATCTATTTTTAGGTTTTGCCTCTACCAAAGCGAGCTGGCGAGTGTTTAGAATTGTCATGCAGCCTATCGATCATAGTAAGAATTATAAAAACTCTACATTACCGGGTGATGATGCTCGATATGGCGCACTTACCGAACAACAATTAGCTCAATTTAGCCATACGTTACAATTAATTGACTTAACAAATAAAGAAGCAAATGAAGACTATCAAAGTTGGTTTGATAAATCCGATGTAAATGGTTTAAAGATATTTTCGCAAGCAAAAACAAAACAACACAGCATTAAAAAAGTATCAATGCCATTTAGTGAACGACGCCATGAAGCTCGGTTCGCCTTTAAAACCTCAATCACAATTCAGCAAGGCGATAAAAAAGCCACCGGTATTACTCACGATATTTCGAGTCGAGGTTTACAACTCACGTTTGAAACTTCGACGGATTTTAATGAACCTGGTGCGGTAACATTATCATTTCCACGTCTACAAGCCGCAGCAGGCAAAGCCAATTTAACCCATTTACCTTATCAGTTAATCCGCAGCAGAATGGGGGGGAAGACTTTGCATTTAAGCGCTTTAATAGGCCATACACCCCATGATGGCGTTGAGTTTTTAAGTAAATTAATTGCCCACAACAAACAGAAGTTTGAGCAACTATCCGATCATGAAGGTCAGCAAAAAGAGCTGGCTGATGGCATGAAAAACCTGTTCATGCGCCAGTTACCCGGTGTACCATATTTTATCGAAAAAACAGTAAAATCAGCACAAATGGCTTACATAGGTATTGGTACAACGACGGATGAAATTAGCCACTTATTTGCCCAAGATAGTGACAAAGTACTGCAGTACAATTTAATGCCGCTGCTGGAAAATAACCTACTGAAACAAAAGATTATTGACCCTATCAAATTAATGAAACCGAATCAGGATATGGTTTTCTTTGAAGTGTTTATGCAACTGACTCGCCACGCTAGAGGAACAGTACAGATCCAATGTAAACTTAAATCTGAAATCGGTGATCGTGAGCAGCAAATTCAATTTATCACCCAAAGTAAAAAAGCTGGGCGCTTTATGGCATTAAGAGTGTACTTAGGGGCAACTGACAAGCCTGATATGAGCTATATTCGACGCGAGCTAGAGTTTATCCACATTCATGCTAACCACAGAGCAAAGCACCTAGAAGAGCAATTATGGAGAGTGATTGGTTCAGGTGAACTATTAGATATTACTGCTGAAGTTGAACTCCGTTTTCCTAGCTTAATGCCTGCAGCCTAGGTAATACTCAAGCAAGGATAAAATAATCGCTAGCGTTACAGTGTCAAATACCACTGCTTAATTTGCACAAAGTGATCTTGCTCTGCATGTCGATCCGTCAACATTCCTGCATGATCATAATCCAATAAATTACCCTTTTCTTTGGCGAGCAAGGTGTACTTTATCTGGCTAAAACCACATTCATCAATCATATCTCGTACATCTGACGGATTGCCTAATACACGATCATTTTTCCCCGCAATAAACCACGCTGGTGGCCAAACGGCTTTTTCAGCAGCTTGAGCATAATGAAAACTATCATCATGATCAATCCACTCTCCCCTAACCCAATCGATGGTTTGTAATAAGGACGCACTGCTCTCGTTATCCATACCAACGCGGAGTCGACTGGCATTAAAATATCCCTGCTTAGCTATGCATAATGGCGCAAAGCGATTCCAAAAAAAATCGACCATCAACCATTTCTTAAGTGATTTCACCTTTATGGTCCGTTTAGACCCAAAGGTTAGTAACGAAGCTACACTTGATTGCAAATGAGTATACCGAGCCAAACTGCTGGCCATTAATACTCCCCCCCATGAATGAGCACACCAATGAACTTTATTGACTAAAGGATGACGTTGCAGAATAAATTGTTGCACTAAAGGTAATTGCTCACGGATAACCTCACCTTGGCCCAAGGTGAAATCACGATTAATTCTAGGCTCACTCAAGCCTCGACCCGCGGTATCCATTACATAAACATCAAAGCCAGCTGCTGCCAAAAAACAGCCTAACCCACGACCTTTTTCACTGTAAAATACTTTCCCGTTAGACATAGCCCCATGCAACATCAAGATAGGGATACCTAATGCCGTTGGCAACGGAGGGCGAATATGGCGCAAATGCAATTGGCCATCACGATATGGAATGAATAATGAGTCTTGGAGGATATCTATTGTCAAAATAAGCAGTTATGTTAGTAATATTGATTATAAAACTAACATTACTGCAGTGAAACACAACTAGAATAGAGTAATAATTCTATATTTAGTCGGTAAGCGCCAATCGTTAAAGCTGTAAACAAAAAACCAATGCTCGTAAGTCGATATTTTGTATTGATGCATCTGCGGCTTCAATTAACTTTAGGCTTTGCATGAAATGCTACCCCCAAGTCTGCGGCCTGAATCATTGGAATATCATTAGCACCA
The Shewanella vesiculosa DNA segment above includes these coding regions:
- a CDS encoding alpha/beta hydrolase, producing the protein MTIDILQDSLFIPYRDGQLHLRHIRPPLPTALGIPILMLHGAMSNGKVFYSEKGRGLGCFLAAAGFDVYVMDTAGRGLSEPRINRDFTLGQGEVIREQLPLVQQFILQRHPLVNKVHWCAHSWGGVLMASSLARYTHLQSSVASLLTFGSKRTIKVKSLKKWLMVDFFWNRFAPLCIAKQGYFNASRLRVGMDNESSASLLQTIDWVRGEWIDHDDSFHYAQAAEKAVWPPAWFIAGKNDRVLGNPSDVRDMIDECGFSQIKYTLLAKEKGNLLDYDHAGMLTDRHAEQDHFVQIKQWYLTL
- a CDS encoding PilZ domain-containing protein; this translates as MSLDNHSALIEQLKPLFMEPDFQDVFEQLTADESNSTRFLLKMELNRISSLCNRIIDLRDKTELPCKEVVIANQKHFLDQPAKEALEQALPLYRNQYTLGVYEQVIKAHKLRRIKLRENIPAEAIGEDNPFLIPGVVLGSYFNRCEERMNYSIRILVSQQGIPEVNGMTLDLSVGGARIKLPLKHQLDQDKPVKIKLLEVSDEFYVEELQHGIEYQIVDVQNKDNTAIFRLKRLGGGEALDNLLSQLIRSYKFRYKVDVNDVIVTATGLGYERHYLPLLTHLPLYISIVDGKPLIAYELLGRGNQPIQHYFLDENQISQLPSFINTRRLTQLIKHPDNNEHCYLFSFTHSAHGKVHFYSATLAELRATKNLHLFLGFASTKASWRVFRIVMQPIDHSKNYKNSTLPGDDARYGALTEQQLAQFSHTLQLIDLTNKEANEDYQSWFDKSDVNGLKIFSQAKTKQHSIKKVSMPFSERRHEARFAFKTSITIQQGDKKATGITHDISSRGLQLTFETSTDFNEPGAVTLSFPRLQAAAGKANLTHLPYQLIRSRMGGKTLHLSALIGHTPHDGVEFLSKLIAHNKQKFEQLSDHEGQQKELADGMKNLFMRQLPGVPYFIEKTVKSAQMAYIGIGTTTDEISHLFAQDSDKVLQYNLMPLLENNLLKQKIIDPIKLMKPNQDMVFFEVFMQLTRHARGTVQIQCKLKSEIGDREQQIQFITQSKKAGRFMALRVYLGATDKPDMSYIRRELEFIHIHANHRAKHLEEQLWRVIGSGELLDITAEVELRFPSLMPAA
- a CDS encoding YjiH family protein yields the protein MTHKKHNIKTILTFIIPSLIGLLLFMTPITVNGSITIPIAIISKALQNQMGSSIQLIVTCIVVFMAIASLLTQLMNPKFVRKNIFLRTLLKVNLFWLAVRILGAVFIVMVYLQMGPDAITSSATGGLVLNDLVPVLFSVFIFAGMLLPLLLNFGLLEFFGTLLTKVMRPIFNLPGRSAIDCMASWLGDGSVGILMTTKQYETRFYTAREAAVIGTTFSAVSITFSLVVISQVKLEHLFVPFYLTVCLAGFVAAIIVPKLPPLSWKKDLYIDDTPRHEDDETIPASHGVFSWGFEQAMQRASSAGGIKHVLTEGIKNVVDMIFGVIPVVMAIGTVALVLAEHTPIFNYLGMPFIPLLELLHIPEATEASKTIVVGFADMFIPSILASSIESDLTRFVIAALSVTQLIYMSEVGALLIGSKIPVNFFELFVIFILRTLVTLPIIALMGHLLI